A part of Haloarchaeobius sp. HME9146 genomic DNA contains:
- a CDS encoding DNA cytosine methyltransferase: MSDRNVTDELDDLQYVDLFSGCGGMSQGFEQVGFDCVGAIDQNENACETYGHNIGTEPIIGDITNYTADGLLDEFGVSKGELDVLISCAPCQGFSQHRNKDDYDHDERNTLVSFSAELAVEMEPEFFVMENVPELIRGSKEKYWNRTYEILKDAGYLVKSDILNAADFGVPQRRNRAIIIARKDSRKVELPSPNVDDHRTVRDAIEDLPPVKAGEEDPDDPMHRAPNHTDRIVKMLDLVPNDGGSWMDIPEPYQDEYWLDSMKKRAENGDLGSFCDTYGRMHWDRPAGTITRKSSTPSCGRYVHPEQNRNITVREAARLQSFPDDWEFQGSFISWYEQNGNAVPPKLGEAIAEEVKQWYPIEEKGARQATLENAFSD; encoded by the coding sequence ATGTCGGATAGAAACGTCACTGACGAACTGGACGACCTTCAATACGTAGACCTTTTCAGCGGGTGCGGCGGTATGAGCCAGGGTTTCGAACAGGTGGGATTCGACTGCGTCGGCGCAATCGATCAGAACGAAAACGCCTGTGAAACTTACGGGCACAACATCGGGACCGAACCAATTATTGGAGATATTACAAATTACACTGCTGACGGCCTCCTTGACGAGTTCGGTGTCAGCAAGGGAGAATTAGATGTCCTGATCTCCTGTGCGCCATGCCAGGGTTTCAGCCAGCACCGTAACAAGGATGACTATGACCATGACGAGCGGAACACGCTGGTTTCGTTCAGCGCTGAGCTCGCTGTCGAGATGGAACCCGAGTTTTTCGTCATGGAAAATGTTCCCGAACTGATCCGGGGATCGAAGGAGAAGTACTGGAACCGGACCTACGAGATTCTGAAAGACGCCGGCTATCTAGTCAAGTCAGATATTCTTAACGCGGCAGACTTCGGGGTGCCGCAACGCCGGAACCGGGCAATTATCATTGCTCGAAAAGACAGCCGTAAAGTTGAGCTACCTAGTCCAAACGTTGATGACCACCGTACAGTTCGGGATGCAATCGAGGATCTGCCACCCGTTAAGGCCGGGGAAGAGGATCCGGACGATCCGATGCATCGGGCCCCCAACCACACCGATCGAATCGTCAAAATGTTGGACCTGGTTCCGAATGACGGCGGGTCCTGGATGGATATTCCCGAACCATATCAGGACGAGTACTGGCTGGACTCAATGAAGAAAAGGGCCGAAAACGGCGATCTGGGATCGTTCTGTGATACGTATGGCCGGATGCACTGGGACCGACCGGCCGGTACGATAACCCGAAAATCTTCGACACCGTCATGCGGCCGGTACGTCCACCCGGAGCAGAACCGGAACATCACTGTCCGTGAAGCAGCTCGGCTGCAGTCATTCCCCGACGACTGGGAGTTCCAGGGCTCATTTATCTCGTGGTATGAACAGAATGGGAACGCGGTGCCGCCGAAACTGGGGGAAGCGATTGCGGAAGAGGTCAAGCAATGGTATCCGATCGAGGAGAAAGGTGCGCGGCAGGCGACGTTGGAGAACGCCTTCAGCGACTAA
- a CDS encoding PGF-CTERM sorting domain-containing protein, whose amino-acid sequence MTLSPLRASQLLALVLAVSLVATAAIPAVTATTSPPIEDGGRYWAGQVLETDAFDTNASVELERKGSSGWQFVSEAPPNETGHVTIQTADLETNDYRLTDGNGTVLEFAVSQQAFATGSNVTTVETSGNNTSAGLALDSNRVGYDVQVTADNLTPAELAGVLDAGTLEDDPTDDDTDPDYVVLRNASTSTTVTANFSGVATGPYTFSFVVADTGESDSLDLSVTDSSGDDGDDNTTVDAGRLWRGQFLETTAFAADTTVDVQRWNGTDWVTEGQDTADGTGNLTIDTLGHTTGEHRLVDGNGTEVGFTVTEQTLDVQAEQTVVETNGTETTTTLHVASNRTGFALHITADNLSPTDLATVLAAGSLEDDPDDADTEPDYVTIANASTDTDIVANLTGVSPGNYTLSVTSADTPAADSLDLTVTDGNVTNVSDGPHEVGDTLVTDAFAANTTVELQQQDGDTWPFVAELAVGDDGSLTVETVDLEPGTFRLVADGGTELTFDLLAGEGDDGSGDDGGSGDDGSSGDDGSTGDDGGSGDDGSTGDDGSSDQNDGSTGETVSLSDGPHEVGQTLETDAFDADETVELQQQDGDAWAFVAQLTADSAGTLLVETDSLAPGTFRVVNDDGVERQFELVDDEADTDNQSTTDAGRLWRGQLLETDTFDANATVELQQQDGDTWPFVAELATGDDGSLTVETVDLDPGAYRLVSEQNTTVTFTATEQALAASADQTTVENVGDDGTTTATLDVSSNRDGYTLHVTSASLSPTDLVAILGAGEPVDSPDDDDSDPDYARIAVDGTDTTVTADAAGVPPGTYTLSFESADTTAVASVDLTVESGSDQSDTEQQEQTTTAQGGADEGTEGSPDEKTAGATTGEPTDSTATAGETETTVASNGTSGTGVSTDGSPGFGALLALLALAGTVLVGHRRA is encoded by the coding sequence ATGACACTGAGCCCTCTCCGCGCGAGTCAGCTACTCGCACTGGTACTTGCCGTATCGCTCGTCGCGACCGCCGCCATCCCCGCCGTCACCGCGACCACCAGCCCGCCCATCGAGGACGGTGGTCGCTACTGGGCCGGCCAGGTCCTCGAGACCGACGCCTTCGACACCAACGCGTCGGTCGAACTGGAGCGGAAGGGTAGTTCTGGCTGGCAGTTCGTCTCGGAGGCACCACCCAACGAGACCGGCCACGTGACCATCCAGACAGCCGACCTCGAGACCAACGACTACCGCCTGACCGACGGGAACGGGACGGTCCTCGAGTTCGCCGTCTCACAACAAGCGTTCGCCACCGGGTCGAACGTGACGACCGTCGAGACCAGCGGAAACAACACCAGTGCTGGGCTGGCCCTCGATAGCAACCGTGTCGGCTACGACGTGCAGGTCACGGCCGACAACCTGACACCGGCCGAGCTCGCGGGCGTCCTCGACGCCGGGACACTGGAAGACGACCCCACGGACGACGACACCGACCCCGACTACGTCGTGCTCCGGAATGCGAGTACATCGACGACGGTCACGGCGAACTTCAGCGGCGTCGCGACCGGTCCCTACACGTTCTCGTTCGTGGTCGCAGATACGGGCGAATCCGACAGCCTCGACCTCTCTGTCACCGACTCCAGCGGAGACGACGGCGACGACAATACCACCGTCGACGCCGGCCGCCTCTGGCGCGGCCAGTTCCTCGAGACCACCGCCTTCGCTGCCGACACGACCGTCGACGTCCAGCGATGGAACGGCACGGACTGGGTCACCGAAGGCCAGGACACCGCCGACGGCACCGGGAACCTGACCATCGACACCCTCGGCCACACGACCGGCGAGCACCGGCTGGTCGACGGCAACGGGACCGAGGTCGGCTTCACCGTCACCGAGCAGACGCTGGACGTCCAGGCAGAGCAGACTGTCGTCGAGACGAACGGAACCGAGACGACGACCACGCTGCACGTCGCGAGCAACCGGACCGGCTTCGCCCTCCACATCACGGCCGACAACCTGTCTCCCACCGACCTCGCGACCGTCCTCGCCGCCGGGAGCCTCGAAGACGACCCTGACGACGCGGACACCGAGCCCGACTACGTCACCATCGCGAACGCGAGCACGGATACCGACATCGTGGCCAACCTCACCGGCGTCAGCCCGGGGAACTACACGCTCTCGGTCACCAGCGCGGACACGCCGGCGGCCGACTCGCTCGACCTTACCGTCACCGATGGGAACGTGACGAACGTCTCCGATGGCCCCCACGAGGTCGGCGACACGCTCGTGACAGACGCTTTCGCCGCCAACACCACCGTCGAACTCCAGCAGCAGGACGGCGACACCTGGCCCTTCGTGGCCGAACTCGCCGTCGGCGACGACGGGTCCCTCACGGTCGAGACGGTCGACCTCGAACCCGGCACCTTCCGCCTCGTGGCCGACGGCGGCACCGAACTGACGTTCGACCTCCTCGCCGGAGAGGGCGACGACGGCTCCGGAGACGACGGCGGCTCTGGAGACGATGGTAGCTCCGGCGACGATGGTAGCACTGGTGACGACGGTGGCTCCGGAGACGACGGCAGTACCGGCGACGATGGTAGCTCGGACCAGAACGACGGCTCGACCGGCGAGACCGTCTCACTCTCCGACGGCCCCCACGAGGTCGGTCAGACCCTCGAAACCGACGCCTTCGACGCAGACGAGACCGTCGAACTCCAGCAACAGGACGGCGACGCCTGGGCCTTCGTCGCCCAGCTCACCGCCGACAGCGCCGGCACTCTCCTCGTCGAGACGGACAGCCTCGCCCCCGGAACCTTCCGCGTCGTGAATGACGACGGGGTCGAGCGACAGTTCGAACTCGTCGACGACGAGGCGGACACGGACAATCAGTCGACGACCGACGCCGGCCGACTCTGGCGTGGGCAACTCCTCGAGACCGACACCTTCGACGCCAACGCGACCGTCGAACTCCAGCAACAGGACGGCGACACCTGGCCCTTCGTCGCCGAGCTCGCAACCGGTGACGACGGGTCCCTCACGGTAGAGACGGTAGACCTCGACCCGGGTGCCTACCGGCTCGTCAGCGAGCAGAACACCACGGTCACGTTCACCGCCACCGAGCAGGCACTCGCCGCCAGCGCAGACCAGACCACCGTCGAGAACGTCGGCGACGACGGAACCACGACGGCCACGCTCGACGTGTCGAGCAACCGGGACGGCTACACGCTCCACGTCACGTCGGCATCCCTCTCCCCGACCGATCTCGTCGCCATCCTCGGCGCTGGCGAACCCGTCGATTCGCCGGATGACGACGACTCAGACCCGGACTACGCCCGCATCGCGGTCGATGGCACCGACACCACGGTGACCGCCGACGCCGCCGGGGTTCCGCCCGGAACGTACACCCTGTCGTTCGAGAGCGCCGACACCACCGCGGTCGCGTCCGTCGACCTGACCGTCGAGAGCGGGTCGGACCAGTCGGACACCGAGCAACAGGAACAGACGACCACCGCGCAGGGAGGCGCCGACGAAGGGACGGAGGGAAGCCCCGACGAGAAGACAGCCGGAGCGACCACTGGCGAACCGACCGACTCGACGGCCACTGCCGGAGAAACGGAGACCACAGTGGCGAGCAACGGCACCTCGGGAACGGGAGTTTCGACCGATGGCTCGCCCGGGTTCGGTGCACTACTGGCACTGCTCGCGCTTGCAGGAACCGTCCTGGTCGGTCACCGCCGCGCCTGA
- a CDS encoding non-histone chromosomal MC1 family protein, with protein sequence MVREDGKRNFALREQNGETSVFSGNTPRQAALKAARRLEPAPSEGDADRIELRLREKGTDKVHIYEGWAWRETAPDDKPDWMPSEITEANVSKKGIEHLEE encoded by the coding sequence ATGGTACGTGAAGATGGTAAGCGAAACTTCGCGCTGCGTGAACAGAACGGCGAAACAAGTGTCTTCTCGGGTAACACCCCACGACAGGCAGCGCTGAAGGCTGCGCGGCGACTCGAACCGGCACCGAGTGAGGGCGATGCTGACCGCATCGAGCTCCGACTCCGCGAGAAAGGCACCGACAAGGTACACATCTACGAGGGATGGGCCTGGCGCGAGACCGCGCCGGACGACAAACCGGACTGGATGCCGAGCGAGATCACCGAGGCGAACGTCTCCAAGAAGGGTATCGAACACCTCGAAGAGTGA
- a CDS encoding quinone-dependent dihydroorotate dehydrogenase codes for MTLYDVARPLFFALPAETAHNTVHGLLSAVQDTPVETALASRYRIDDDRLHVDVFDQTFPTPVGVAAGFDKNAEVPRAVAALGFGHIEVGGVTAEAQPGNPRPRMFRLREDRAIVNRMGLNNQGADRVGRRLRELNRPDIPVGVNIALSESTPAEEAPEDYRYTYEQVAEGGDFFVVNVSCPNSEGMRDLQNRDEMEAILGAVKDAGASPLLVKLSPDLPEPAIEDALDIVTDLDLDGVVATNTTTERPDSLRSPNAAQTGGLSGAPIEDRATEMIRFVAERVDVPVVGVGGVSDAQGAYDKIRAGASLVQLYTGLVYEGPSLARDINRGLLDLLERDGFDSVEAAVGADL; via the coding sequence ATGACTCTCTACGACGTCGCCAGGCCGTTGTTCTTCGCGCTGCCCGCAGAGACAGCGCACAACACGGTCCACGGACTGTTGTCGGCGGTACAGGACACACCAGTAGAGACAGCACTCGCGAGCCGATATCGAATCGACGACGACCGGCTCCACGTCGACGTGTTCGACCAGACGTTCCCCACCCCGGTCGGCGTCGCCGCGGGCTTCGACAAGAACGCCGAGGTCCCGCGGGCGGTCGCCGCGCTCGGATTCGGCCACATCGAGGTGGGTGGCGTTACCGCCGAAGCACAGCCGGGCAACCCGCGCCCACGCATGTTCCGGCTGCGCGAGGACCGCGCCATCGTCAACCGTATGGGGCTGAACAACCAGGGTGCCGACCGCGTCGGCCGCCGCCTCCGAGAGCTGAACCGCCCGGACATCCCCGTGGGCGTCAACATCGCCCTCTCCGAATCTACGCCGGCCGAGGAGGCCCCCGAAGACTACCGCTACACCTACGAACAGGTCGCCGAGGGCGGTGACTTCTTCGTCGTCAACGTCTCCTGCCCGAACTCGGAAGGGATGCGCGACCTGCAGAACCGCGACGAGATGGAGGCTATCCTCGGTGCAGTCAAGGACGCGGGTGCCTCCCCCCTGCTCGTCAAGCTCTCACCCGACCTCCCCGAGCCGGCCATCGAGGACGCCCTCGACATCGTGACCGACCTCGACCTCGACGGTGTCGTCGCGACCAACACGACCACGGAACGCCCGGATTCGCTTCGGAGTCCCAATGCAGCCCAGACCGGCGGGCTCTCGGGTGCGCCCATCGAGGACCGCGCCACCGAGATGATCCGCTTCGTCGCCGAGCGCGTCGACGTCCCGGTCGTCGGCGTCGGTGGCGTCTCGGACGCCCAGGGTGCCTACGACAAGATTCGCGCCGGGGCCTCGCTCGTCCAGCTCTACACCGGCCTCGTGTACGAGGGTCCCTCCCTCGCGCGCGACATCAACCGCGGTCTGCTCGACCTGCTCGAACGCGACGGGTTCGACTCCGTCGAGGCCGCGGTCGGGGCGGACCTGTAG
- a CDS encoding EVE domain-containing protein, translating into MKYFWLNQKDSDSSPYKDEEGQVYHYREYTPGYKQLSTGDRFVYYRPGKHVLFGTGTIGDVEQREWGMGDGTETHIEYYAHIENYRPFDPELNVREIKNQISFLQDRNGLSGVPQNSIRRLDKDDFLTIIEAAGVELFDV; encoded by the coding sequence ATGAAGTACTTCTGGCTCAATCAAAAGGACTCAGATAGCAGTCCATACAAGGACGAGGAGGGACAGGTCTACCACTACCGTGAGTACACACCGGGCTACAAGCAACTTTCGACTGGTGACCGGTTCGTCTACTACCGACCTGGCAAACATGTCTTGTTCGGGACCGGAACAATCGGAGATGTCGAACAACGGGAGTGGGGCATGGGAGATGGGACAGAAACCCACATCGAGTACTACGCCCACATCGAGAACTATCGGCCGTTCGACCCTGAACTCAATGTCAGGGAGATTAAGAACCAGATATCGTTCCTTCAGGACCGCAATGGACTATCTGGAGTACCGCAAAATAGTATCCGCCGTCTCGATAAAGATGATTTCTTGACAATTATTGAAGCGGCTGGTGTCGAACTGTTCGATGTCTAA